The following coding sequences lie in one Mesorhizobium sp. NZP2298 genomic window:
- a CDS encoding M20 aminoacylase family protein: MGTGFAEWLNDNIGRLVELRRDLHAHPELGFEEERTSRIVADMLRQADIEVTRNVGRTGVVGVIKGRLPGQRSIGLRADMDALPIHEATGLSYASQSSGCMHACGHDGHTTMLLGAALYLAENPDFGGTLNLIFQPAEEGRGGANSMLADGIFDRFPCDAIYGLHNQPGGPVGTMAGRLGPSMAAADFWEVTFRGVGGHGGVAPHQSTDITYAQAQLVVSLQGIVGRSLAPLETGVISVGYIHGGSAVAPSVIPSELVIGGTARSFRPETRDLIERRMREVTEQTARTWGCKAEFKFNRSTSVVVNADEPFKAASAAAMATVGERNYNGSLDQSCAGEDFANMMDVRPGAFLWIGNGAEPDGTFHQLHTPHYNFNDEIIPTGVRYWINLAYSELGGRCV; encoded by the coding sequence ATGGGCACGGGTTTCGCCGAATGGCTGAACGACAATATCGGGCGGCTGGTCGAGCTACGCCGCGATCTCCACGCGCACCCTGAACTCGGCTTCGAAGAGGAGCGGACCTCGCGCATCGTCGCGGACATGCTTCGGCAGGCTGACATAGAGGTGACGCGGAACGTCGGGCGCACCGGCGTGGTCGGGGTCATCAAGGGGAGACTTCCCGGACAGCGTTCGATCGGCCTGCGGGCCGACATGGATGCCCTGCCGATCCATGAGGCGACCGGGCTCTCCTATGCATCGCAATCGAGCGGTTGCATGCATGCCTGCGGGCATGACGGCCATACCACAATGCTGCTCGGCGCCGCGCTTTATCTCGCGGAGAACCCGGACTTCGGCGGGACGCTCAACCTCATCTTTCAGCCCGCCGAGGAGGGGCGCGGGGGTGCTAACAGCATGCTCGCCGACGGCATCTTCGATCGCTTTCCCTGCGACGCGATCTATGGCTTGCACAACCAGCCGGGCGGCCCGGTGGGGACCATGGCCGGGCGTCTGGGCCCATCGATGGCGGCTGCTGATTTTTGGGAAGTCACCTTCAGGGGCGTGGGCGGCCATGGCGGCGTGGCGCCGCATCAGTCGACGGACATTACCTACGCGCAGGCGCAACTGGTCGTGTCATTGCAAGGGATCGTCGGCCGGTCGCTGGCTCCGCTGGAGACAGGCGTCATCAGCGTCGGCTACATCCACGGCGGTTCGGCGGTGGCGCCGAGCGTGATCCCCTCTGAACTGGTCATCGGCGGAACGGCGCGGAGCTTTCGACCGGAGACGCGCGATCTGATCGAGCGTCGCATGCGCGAGGTGACGGAACAGACGGCCCGGACCTGGGGCTGCAAGGCCGAGTTCAAGTTCAACCGATCGACGAGCGTCGTGGTCAATGCCGATGAACCGTTCAAGGCTGCTTCGGCCGCGGCAATGGCAACCGTAGGCGAGCGGAACTATAACGGCAGCCTCGATCAGTCGTGTGCCGGCGAGGATTTCGCCAACATGATGGATGTCCGTCCCGGCGCGTTCCTGTGGATCGGCAACGGAGCGGAGCCGGACGGAACATTCCACCAGCTCCATACGCCACACTACAACTTCAACGACGAGATCATACCGACCGGCGTACGTTATTGGATCAATCTGGCGTACTCGGAACTCGGCGGCCGCTGCGTCTGA
- a CDS encoding ABC transporter ATP-binding protein — MSAIEIEQLGKSFGAVEVLRDVNIEIASGEFVVLVGPSGCGKSTLLRMIAGLEEQTTGEIRIGGRVVDEMPAKSRDIAMVFQSYALYPHMSVADNMSFALRLAKVPREEIVSRVKAAAEILGLQDLLGRMPRQLSGGQRQRVAMGRAIVRDPSAFLFDEPLSNLDAKLRVKMRAEIKKLHQRLGRTSIYVTHDQTEAMTLADRIVVLNKGRIEQIGTPSELYEHPANLFVASFIGSPEMNLIKGRVDHGAFTAAGGLHLPLPKDMELRAGEEVIYGVRPQHLVIGGEHAKATVQVVEPTGEAQELTLRTSGIELVAEVRDQSPFKPDQEVGLGIMVSKVHLFDARSGIRMK, encoded by the coding sequence ATGTCTGCAATCGAGATAGAGCAGCTCGGCAAGAGCTTCGGCGCCGTGGAAGTTCTGCGCGACGTCAATATCGAAATCGCCAGCGGCGAATTCGTGGTGCTGGTCGGTCCGTCAGGCTGCGGCAAGTCAACGCTGCTGCGCATGATCGCCGGGCTGGAAGAACAGACGACCGGCGAGATCCGCATCGGCGGGCGCGTCGTCGACGAGATGCCGGCCAAGTCGCGCGACATAGCCATGGTCTTCCAGAGCTACGCGCTCTATCCGCATATGAGCGTGGCCGACAATATGAGCTTTGCTCTTCGGTTGGCTAAGGTTCCCAGGGAGGAGATCGTCTCGAGAGTGAAGGCGGCGGCCGAAATCCTCGGCCTGCAGGATCTGCTCGGCCGCATGCCGCGGCAGCTGTCGGGCGGCCAGCGCCAACGTGTCGCCATGGGTAGGGCCATCGTGCGCGACCCCTCCGCCTTCCTGTTCGACGAGCCGCTCAGCAACCTCGACGCCAAGCTGCGCGTGAAGATGCGCGCCGAGATCAAGAAGCTTCACCAGCGGCTGGGGCGCACCAGTATCTACGTTACGCATGACCAGACCGAAGCAATGACGCTCGCCGACCGCATCGTGGTGTTGAACAAGGGCCGCATCGAACAGATCGGCACGCCTTCCGAGCTTTACGAGCACCCGGCCAATCTGTTCGTCGCGAGCTTTATCGGCTCGCCGGAAATGAACCTAATCAAGGGCCGCGTCGACCACGGTGCGTTCACGGCGGCGGGAGGTCTGCATCTGCCCTTGCCCAAGGACATGGAATTGCGCGCTGGGGAAGAGGTGATTTACGGAGTTCGTCCTCAGCACCTTGTGATCGGCGGCGAGCATGCCAAGGCAACGGTTCAGGTGGTGGAGCCGACAGGAGAAGCTCAGGAACTGACGTTAAGAACAAGTGGCATCGAACTTGTGGCCGAAGTTCGGGATCAGTCGCCATTCAAGCCTGATCAAGAAGTTGGATTAGGGATAATGGTTTCAAAAGTGCATCTGTTCGACGCGCGAAGTGGCATCAGGATGAAGTAG
- a CDS encoding ribonuclease activity regulator RraA, with product MAADQIPAMSDISRPPRELVNALAAIGSATLASELYHKMGIRDPQIRGPRPLRLGRTAAGPALTLQCMPKREDLYNETEYEEPERQLHRHVLYPTQPGDMVVVDARGDLGSGIFGEMMLTYFAGRGGAGVVVDGCIRDSAQAAALDIGIWVRDVTPNFHAQTNIVPFAINVPIACSNVLVIPGDIIVADDDGVVVVPVALAPKLVELAGEHIEWEEFSRSRLAQGGDLRKYYPLSPEGEAEYRAWRHAQQR from the coding sequence ATGGCAGCTGATCAGATACCGGCGATGTCGGACATTTCGCGGCCGCCGAGAGAATTGGTCAACGCGCTTGCGGCGATCGGCTCGGCGACGCTGGCCAGTGAGCTCTACCACAAGATGGGCATTCGCGACCCGCAGATACGGGGTCCGCGTCCGCTGAGGCTCGGCCGCACGGCGGCGGGGCCTGCTCTCACGCTCCAGTGCATGCCGAAGCGCGAGGATCTCTACAACGAGACCGAATATGAGGAGCCGGAGCGGCAGTTGCACCGTCACGTCCTCTATCCCACGCAGCCGGGCGACATGGTGGTCGTCGATGCACGCGGCGACCTCGGCAGCGGCATCTTCGGCGAGATGATGCTGACCTATTTCGCTGGCCGCGGCGGGGCTGGCGTGGTTGTCGATGGCTGCATCCGCGATTCCGCGCAAGCGGCGGCCTTGGACATAGGTATCTGGGTGAGAGACGTCACCCCGAATTTCCACGCCCAGACCAACATCGTGCCCTTCGCCATCAACGTACCCATCGCCTGCTCGAACGTGCTTGTCATCCCTGGCGATATCATAGTCGCTGACGATGACGGCGTCGTCGTCGTGCCGGTCGCCCTGGCGCCAAAATTGGTCGAGCTCGCCGGCGAGCACATTGAATGGGAAGAGTTTTCGCGCTCGCGCCTGGCGCAGGGAGGAGACCTGCGAAAATACTACCCGCTGAGTCCCGAGGGCGAGGCCGAGTACCGCGCATGGCGGCATGCTCAACAGAGATGA
- a CDS encoding carbohydrate ABC transporter permease, translating to MTDAATVTARPRPKRRRRRFTAGTAGRYLALALTVALTVFPLVWLFLTSIRSSADIFSVPVHIIPETATLTQYVSVFTEYDTMGYVWNTVIVSVATVILVHLLAIPCAYALSRFRMPGVMLIFGLLLIMRMIPVIALAIPLFAVFAAFGLLDTIWALILSHTAAKLPIAIWLLLGFIQDVPKEIEEAAQSDGAGTVRTLVQIVAPLIAPGIGASAVITFLFTWNDLLLALTLTSSKAAQTLPVGLTNFVSQFGIDWGAMSAAGVLMVIPTLVFVWFAQGLLVKGLTTGAVRG from the coding sequence ATGACCGACGCCGCAACCGTCACCGCACGCCCCAGGCCAAAGCGCCGGCGCCGCCGGTTCACGGCGGGAACCGCCGGCCGGTACCTGGCGCTCGCCCTGACCGTCGCCCTGACCGTCTTTCCGCTTGTGTGGCTGTTCCTGACCTCGATCCGCAGTTCGGCCGATATTTTCTCGGTTCCGGTGCACATCATCCCCGAGACGGCGACGCTGACGCAGTACGTCTCCGTTTTCACGGAGTACGACACGATGGGTTATGTCTGGAACACCGTGATCGTCTCGGTGGCGACGGTCATTCTCGTCCATCTGCTGGCCATTCCCTGCGCTTATGCGCTGTCGCGCTTCAGGATGCCGGGCGTCATGCTGATTTTCGGGCTGCTGTTGATCATGCGCATGATCCCGGTCATCGCGCTTGCCATCCCCCTCTTCGCCGTGTTTGCCGCTTTTGGCCTGCTCGACACCATCTGGGCGCTGATCCTGAGCCATACGGCGGCCAAACTGCCTATCGCCATCTGGCTGCTGCTGGGTTTCATCCAGGACGTGCCGAAAGAGATCGAGGAGGCTGCCCAGTCGGACGGCGCCGGCACGGTGCGCACTCTGGTCCAGATCGTGGCGCCGCTGATTGCCCCCGGCATCGGCGCCAGCGCGGTCATCACCTTCCTGTTCACCTGGAACGACCTGCTGCTTGCCTTGACCCTGACCTCGAGCAAAGCCGCACAGACCCTGCCGGTCGGGCTCACCAACTTCGTCTCGCAGTTCGGCATCGACTGGGGCGCCATGTCGGCAGCCGGCGTCCTCATGGTCATCCCGACTTTGGTGTTTGTCTGGTTTGCCCAGGGCCTGCTGGTCAAGGGCCTCACCACCGGTGCGGTTCGCGGTTGA
- a CDS encoding carbohydrate ABC transporter permease, with product MPPVAQDQVSGRRRRSPLPYTWQRGYLLASPALLVMLAILIYPLGYSFIMSFFRWDLSGSAPFIGTANYTDELFGRQFNQALRNQTIFSVVSITTEVVAGMAIAVLVNGKLRGMRLARTLLLVPPMIAPAVVGLNFRWLFNTQYGLVDALLRMFNLPDIPWLNHPTWALVSVIVADVWQNTPLMVLLFLAGLQSLPQEPLEAATVDGATPWQRFWHIVLPLMRPVIMIALMLRIIDTFRTFDVVWLMTQGGPGGATNLLTVYSYLLAFQAVDFGHAAAVSYIALGMSLFVLGLLYGIPWLIAKRRAI from the coding sequence ATGCCGCCCGTCGCGCAGGATCAGGTGTCGGGGCGTCGGCGACGTTCGCCGCTCCCCTACACCTGGCAGAGAGGCTACCTACTGGCCAGCCCGGCGCTTCTTGTTATGCTGGCCATACTGATCTATCCGCTCGGTTATTCTTTCATCATGAGTTTCTTCCGCTGGGATCTCAGCGGTTCGGCACCGTTCATCGGGACGGCAAACTACACCGACGAACTCTTCGGTCGCCAGTTCAACCAGGCACTGCGAAATCAGACCATATTCAGCGTCGTTTCCATCACGACCGAAGTGGTGGCCGGAATGGCGATCGCCGTGCTCGTCAACGGCAAATTGCGCGGCATGCGGTTGGCGCGCACCTTGCTCCTGGTGCCACCGATGATTGCGCCCGCCGTCGTGGGCCTGAATTTCCGTTGGCTGTTCAACACCCAGTACGGCCTCGTCGACGCGCTGCTGCGCATGTTCAACCTGCCCGACATTCCATGGCTCAACCACCCGACCTGGGCGCTTGTCTCAGTGATCGTTGCCGATGTCTGGCAGAACACGCCGCTGATGGTGCTGCTGTTCCTTGCTGGCCTGCAATCCTTGCCGCAGGAACCGCTCGAAGCCGCTACGGTGGACGGCGCCACGCCATGGCAGCGCTTCTGGCACATCGTGCTGCCGCTGATGCGTCCGGTCATCATGATAGCGCTGATGCTGCGCATCATCGACACATTCCGGACCTTCGACGTCGTCTGGCTGATGACGCAGGGCGGGCCGGGCGGCGCTACCAATCTGCTTACCGTCTACTCCTACCTGCTGGCGTTTCAGGCAGTGGATTTCGGACATGCGGCGGCGGTCTCCTACATCGCCCTGGGGATGTCGCTATTCGTGCTCGGGCTCCTCTACGGAATACCGTGGCTGATTGCGAAACGGAGAGCGATATGA
- a CDS encoding ABC transporter substrate-binding protein encodes MFGNLSRRKFLAASAAVTAGSLAAPWIARADANEITALLITGGPLYPKYWEKIVQDFTAKTGIKVRYDLLEFTPLTAKVVTLSAARSSQYDVYSTHTAQIDSYFNHFAPLNSYFSDTELAEFYPVAVKYLRDPKTGNLAAIPRNMDSRVQYYRSDIYQEKGLKPAQTWEELVDVGLKLTGNGHYGLVVPGQGDPAQRTFSDLLWQAGGDWVDQANKPAFNSEAGIKALTFYRDLIQKHKIVPPDAVGYQWNENSTEFSSGTVYANFDWPGAFATLSNPETSRVVGKWSTAPYIRDKAAISCAISHAMALNGQSGRKDAAVEFIKYTVGPEAQRLQFDQFTNFPSSQTIAKEVISAAKGPQALWLQQLETTIANGKEWPKLAGFSKVCTLMFSAIEQALTDQVSAADSLNQAATEAEEIMRRAGAYD; translated from the coding sequence ATGTTCGGAAACCTATCGAGACGCAAATTCCTGGCTGCGAGTGCGGCAGTCACGGCCGGTTCGCTCGCCGCGCCATGGATTGCCAGGGCAGATGCGAACGAGATCACCGCGTTGCTGATCACCGGGGGCCCGCTCTATCCCAAATACTGGGAAAAGATCGTTCAGGATTTCACCGCCAAGACCGGTATCAAGGTTCGCTACGACTTGCTGGAATTTACCCCACTGACGGCGAAGGTGGTTACACTGAGCGCGGCGCGATCGAGCCAGTACGACGTCTACAGCACACACACAGCGCAGATCGATTCCTACTTCAACCATTTCGCTCCGCTGAACAGCTATTTCAGCGACACCGAACTCGCCGAATTTTATCCGGTCGCGGTCAAGTATCTGCGTGATCCCAAGACCGGAAATCTGGCGGCCATTCCACGCAACATGGATTCGCGCGTCCAATACTACCGCAGTGACATTTACCAGGAAAAAGGCCTGAAGCCGGCCCAGACCTGGGAGGAACTCGTCGATGTCGGGCTGAAACTGACCGGCAATGGCCATTATGGGCTGGTCGTGCCGGGGCAGGGCGACCCCGCGCAACGCACCTTCAGCGATCTGCTCTGGCAAGCCGGCGGCGATTGGGTGGACCAGGCCAACAAGCCTGCTTTCAATTCCGAAGCAGGCATCAAGGCCCTGACCTTCTATCGCGATCTCATCCAGAAGCACAAAATCGTGCCCCCCGACGCGGTCGGCTATCAGTGGAATGAGAATTCGACCGAATTCTCCTCCGGTACGGTCTATGCCAATTTCGATTGGCCGGGCGCCTTCGCGACCCTGTCCAACCCCGAGACCTCGCGTGTCGTGGGCAAGTGGTCGACTGCGCCCTACATCAGGGACAAGGCCGCGATTTCATGCGCCATCTCCCATGCCATGGCGCTCAACGGGCAATCTGGACGCAAGGATGCCGCCGTCGAATTCATCAAATATACGGTCGGTCCGGAGGCGCAGAGGCTGCAGTTCGATCAGTTCACCAACTTCCCCAGCAGTCAGACGATCGCCAAGGAAGTGATATCAGCGGCAAAGGGGCCCCAGGCCCTTTGGCTGCAGCAGCTCGAGACGACGATAGCCAATGGCAAGGAATGGCCGAAGCTGGCCGGCTTCTCGAAAGTCTGCACGCTGATGTTCTCGGCCATCGAACAGGCCCTGACCGACCAGGTCTCTGCGGCTGACTCGCTTAACCAGGCCGCGACCGAGGCTGAGGAGATCATGCGCCGGGCCGGGGCTTACGATTGA
- a CDS encoding FadR/GntR family transcriptional regulator: MDAAEVKLQTLPKQVAGVLARRIASSGISGGQGPSEQQILQEFGVSRAVAREALKILASLDMIEIAQGRRVVLRPAEEWDYLSPLLIDWLPPEQSREILAEAHATRIIIEPAIAAIAAKHMAKENLERLGTLLAAMSASEDNPDAYLKLDLDFHMEICRAAQNRILDRFMYSSRWWQMASRRISNQMPHALPSATEMHRAIYEALVARDEKRAEEAMRRHLKKTTAVGLPR, translated from the coding sequence ATGGATGCCGCGGAGGTCAAGCTTCAAACTTTGCCCAAGCAGGTGGCCGGCGTGCTCGCACGTCGGATTGCCAGCAGCGGCATCAGCGGCGGCCAGGGACCGTCGGAGCAGCAAATCCTTCAGGAGTTCGGGGTTTCGCGTGCGGTGGCGCGGGAAGCGCTGAAGATCCTGGCGTCTCTCGACATGATCGAAATCGCGCAGGGACGGCGCGTGGTGCTGCGGCCCGCCGAAGAATGGGACTATCTCAGCCCATTGCTTATCGACTGGCTGCCGCCCGAGCAGAGCCGCGAGATATTGGCGGAAGCGCATGCGACGCGCATAATCATCGAACCGGCCATCGCCGCGATCGCGGCCAAGCATATGGCCAAGGAAAACCTCGAGCGTCTTGGCACCCTGCTGGCAGCCATGTCGGCCAGCGAAGACAATCCGGACGCCTATCTGAAACTCGACCTGGATTTCCACATGGAGATCTGCCGGGCGGCGCAAAACAGGATCCTCGACCGCTTCATGTATTCGTCCCGCTGGTGGCAGATGGCGAGCAGGCGCATCAGCAACCAGATGCCTCATGCGCTGCCCTCGGCAACCGAAATGCACAGGGCAATCTACGAGGCGCTCGTGGCGCGCGATGAAAAGCGAGCGGAAGAAGCAATGCGCCGGCACCTCAAGAAAACCACCGCGGTCGGCTTGCCTCGGTGA